The following coding sequences lie in one Cotesia glomerata isolate CgM1 linkage group LG5, MPM_Cglom_v2.3, whole genome shotgun sequence genomic window:
- the LOC123264534 gene encoding tyrosine-protein phosphatase non-receptor type 4 isoform X4 produces the protein MECYRRRLSILSGRWLTQLAQVLDMIESVSRRALSGSSGSYHVRGAELARDRRLKSLAATVVFLDETQHTFQLDKRAKGQILLDLVFQHLELIEKDYFGLQYAENPTVYPNSDAMRWLDPSKPVKKQIRSKGGQFFFKVKFYVSDPSKLQEEYTRYQFYLQIRRDILHGKLQLPTSTACLIASYTVQSELGDYHPEEHGPGYLSRLQLIPGQTEEMEKKICELHKLHKGQLPADAEFNFLDHAKRLDMYGVELHKARDSTNKEIQLGVTSIGLVVFQNNIKINVFSWSKIVKISFKRKQFFIQLRREQSENYDTLLGFNMQTYRSSKNLWKACVEHHTFFRLHSPKMRPRRFPLTLSSRFTYSGRTEFQTVEDGKHRARVERTFIRSPSKRIVHGVNQVPIEEKGKVVSAPARPPRPYDNKVQSLGSREPRQAWVEGNNSDEEEINTSTHTQGGAFSPVLGSRILSYVDDDTAERNIYDLPDYSEPTSSPAPQILDDGLVTIRLTPDEQGRFGFNVKGGLDLDIPILVSRVAPNTPADRCYPKLNEGDQVLYINGIDVNGMLHEHVVNLIRQSRDTGNGELTLTVRPNALYNALAGTDEASEEEPPYRYVPDAPHSAVGSDALAQSMLLLADGLASGALIAQYEQLYRKNPELTSLESKKAENQNKNRYRDISPYDVTRVILMGCVNGDYINANYVNMEIPGSGIINRYIATQGPLSSTVADFWQMVLEAGSTLVVMLTTLVERGRTKCHQYWPALNETLTLRNLMLISTSEKIEDFFVFREFILRDVNTGEERDITHMQYCGWPDHGVPSDWRQFTKFTERVRAARTGMVEPAVVHCSAGIGRTGVLVLMETALCLIEANQPVYPLDIVRSMRDQRAMMIQNASQYKFVCEAVHKAYTEGIAKPLIEFSR, from the exons atggaat GTTATCGACGGCGACTTAGCATCTTGTCTGGAAGGTGGTTGACTCAGCTAGCTCAGGTACTTGATATGATCGAGAGTGTATCAAGACGAGCGCTGAGTGGCTCCAGTGGGAGCTACCACGTTCGAGGAGCCGAGCTGGCGCGCGATCGCAGATTGAAGTCACTTGCAGCTACTGTAGTTTTTCTCGATGAAACCCAGCATACCTTTCAGCTTGAT aAACGTGCCAAGGGCCAGATTCTCCTAGACCTGGTCTTCCAGCACTTGGAGCTCATTGAAAAAGACTACTTTGGCTTGCAATACGCTGAGAATCCAACAGTCTATCCCAATTCTGATGctatg aGATGGCTAGACCCGTCGAAGCCGGTTAAAAAGCAGATAAGAAGTAAGG GCGGtcagttttttttcaaagttaaattttacgtTTCTGATCCAAGTAAACTCCAAGAAGAGTACACGAGGTACCAGTTTTACCTCCAAATAAGAAGAGATATTCTTCATGGAAAGCTTCAACTTCCCACTAGCACTGCCTGTCTAATTGCTAGTTACACCGTTCAAT cTGAGTTGGGTGATTATCATCCAGAAGAGCATGGACCTGGTTATTTATCAAGATTGCAGCTCATTCCAGGACAAACCGAAGAAATGGAGAAGAAAATTTGTGAACTTCATAAACTTcacaa aggccAATTGCCAGCGGATGCAGAGTTTAATTTCCTGGATCATGCAAAGCGGCTGGACATGTACGGAGTGGAGTTACATAAGGCAAGG GATTCGACAAACAAAGAGATTCAATTAGGCGTGACGTCAATCGGGTTGGTGGTCTTccagaataatattaaaatcaacgTATTTTCCTGGTCGAAAATCGTAAAGATTTCTTTCAAACGCAAGCagttttttattcaacttcGCAGGGAGcag tCGGAGAACTATGACACTCTCCTGGGCTTTAATATGCAAACATATCGCAGCTCAAAAAATCTGTGGAAAGCATGCGTAGAGCACCACACGTTCTTCCGACTCCACAGCCCGAAAATGCGACCGAGAAGATTCCCTCTGACTCTCAGCAGTCGGTTTACTTACTCGGGACGAACCGAGTTCCAAACGGTCGAGGACGGAAAGCATCGTGCCAGGGTTGAAAGAACATTCATcag atCACCGAGCAAGCGAATAGTTCACGGGGTGAACCAAGTGCCAATTGAAGAGAAAGGTAAAGTAGTAAGCGCTCCAGCAAGACCTCCCAGGCCTTACGATAACAAAGTCCAGTCCCTAGGATCGCGAGAACCGCGACAAGCTTGGGTCGAGGGGAACAACAGTGATGA AGAGGAGATAAACACGAGCACTCACACTCAAGGCGGAGCATTTTCCCCAGTACTGGGCTCAAGAATCCTTAGTTACGTTGATGACGACACCGCTGAGAGAAATATATACGATTTGCCGGATTACAGCGAGCCAACTAGTTCTCCAGCGCCACAG attCTTGATGATGGCTTGGTGACGATAAGATTGACACCTGATGAGCAAGGCCGATTTGGCTTCAATGTGAAAGGAGGTCTGGACCTTGATATACCCATCTTGGTGTCTCGAGTTGCGCCAAACACACCTGCTGATCGGTGTTATCCTAAGTTAAATGAAGGCGATCAG gtTTTGTACATCAACGGTATCGACGTCAACGGAATGCTGCATGAACACGTCGTTAATTTGATAAGACAGTCAAGGGATACGGGGAATGGCGAGTTGACCTTGACTGTTCGTCCCAATGCGCTCTACAACGCACTTGCTGGAACTGACGAAGCTTCTGAAGAAGAACCTCCTTAtag ATACGTACCTGACGCACCACATTCGGCGGTTGGCTCAGACGCACTGGCCCAATCAATGTTACTGCTGGCAGACGGTCTCGCCAGCGGAGCCCTGATAGCCCAGTACGAACAGCTCTACCGGAAGAACCCGGAACTGACATCCTTGGAGTCGAAGAAAGCCGAAAACCAGAACAAGAACCGGTACCGAGATATTTCACCGTACGATGTTACAAGAGTTATTCTGATGGGATGTGTTAATGGCGATTATATAAACGCAAACTATGTCAACATGGAAATCCCCGGGTCGGGGATTATAAACCGGTACATCGCGACCCAGGGCCCGTTGTCTTCCACAGTTGCTGATTTTTGGCAAATGGTCCTAGAAGCTGGTAGCACTCTAGTGGTAATGTTGACCACGCTTGTAGAAAGAGGACGTACTAAGTGTCACCAGTACTGGCCGGCTCTCAACGAAACTCTGACTTTAAGGAACCTGATGCTAATCTCGACGTCGGAAAAAATTGAAGACTTTTTTGTctttcgtgaatttattttgcGTGAcgttaat actgGAGAAGAACGAGATATAACACACATGCAATATTGCGGATGGCCCGATCACGGAGTTCCCAGCGACTGGCGTCAGTTTACTAAATTCACAGAACGCGTCCGAGCAGCCAGAACAGGAATGGTGGAACCAGCTGTTGTCCACTGCTCGGCAGGTATCGGACGCACTGGAGTTCTGGTGTTGATGGAAACGGCTTTGTGTCTTATTGAAGCCAACCAGCCTGTTTATCCGCTGGATATTGTTAGGTCTATGAGAGATCAACGCGCAATGATGATTCAAAATGCT AGTCAGTACAAGTTTGTCTGTGAAGCGGTCCATAAAGCATACACCGAGGGTATTGCAAAACCTCTTATAGAATTCAGTagataa